One genomic window of Nakamurella panacisegetis includes the following:
- a CDS encoding FAD/NAD(P)-dependent oxidoreductase yields the protein MPTSPADAEASGPFDVAVLGGGPAGMAAAGAAARAGARVALIDAAARTGGQYWRHRADDDGSHHTGWPTYQRLSRQLHEYQALVRHLPGQQVWQVETLPDGTFRVNTRADSGLRTLLARRVVVATGAYDRQLPFPGWTLPGVFTAGAAQALVKGHGVRPGSRIAVAGTGPFLLAVAAGLAEAGARVVGVFEAGGAPTAFARHPLAVLGNPAKLAEGAHYARILARHRIPYRLHTAVVAAHGDGDVTGVRVARLDRAWEVVAGTERTLEVDTLAVGYGFTPQLELAVQLGCRTRVDQDGSLVADVDDRQRSSRPGVFLAGEATGIGGAALAVVEGKIAGREAAADLGFAAATDLTRLRRRRTAQRRFAAALALAYPVRPGWMSWSDRNTIVCRCEEVTRGTIDDAVTHLGAGDSRAVKLYARPGMGLCQGRVCGYATSCLVAHAAGGTPSTSDLQGVAGRPIAAPITLGELAAQHHRRSDPAPESARESEPEKKDSH from the coding sequence ATGCCGACCTCACCTGCTGACGCCGAGGCGTCCGGTCCGTTCGACGTCGCGGTGCTGGGCGGCGGCCCGGCCGGAATGGCTGCGGCCGGGGCCGCCGCTCGGGCCGGGGCCCGGGTGGCCCTGATCGATGCCGCCGCCCGCACCGGCGGCCAGTACTGGCGGCACCGCGCCGACGACGACGGCTCCCACCACACCGGATGGCCGACGTACCAACGGCTGTCGCGACAACTGCACGAGTACCAGGCACTGGTCCGGCACCTGCCGGGCCAACAGGTCTGGCAGGTGGAGACGTTGCCGGACGGCACGTTCCGGGTCAACACCAGGGCCGACTCCGGGCTGCGCACCCTGCTGGCCCGCCGGGTCGTGGTGGCCACCGGTGCCTACGACCGTCAGCTGCCCTTCCCCGGGTGGACCCTTCCCGGCGTGTTCACCGCCGGTGCGGCCCAGGCACTCGTGAAGGGTCACGGGGTGCGGCCCGGCTCCCGGATCGCGGTCGCGGGCACCGGTCCGTTCCTGCTGGCCGTCGCCGCGGGGCTGGCCGAGGCCGGTGCCCGGGTGGTCGGTGTCTTCGAGGCGGGCGGGGCGCCGACCGCCTTCGCCCGGCACCCGTTGGCCGTTCTGGGGAATCCGGCCAAGCTGGCCGAGGGCGCGCACTACGCCAGGATCCTGGCCCGCCACCGGATCCCGTACCGGCTGCACACGGCTGTGGTGGCGGCGCACGGCGACGGCGACGTCACCGGGGTGCGGGTCGCGCGGCTGGACCGCGCATGGGAGGTCGTCGCGGGCACCGAACGAACCCTTGAGGTCGACACCCTCGCCGTCGGTTACGGTTTCACGCCGCAGCTGGAACTCGCGGTGCAGCTGGGCTGCCGGACCAGGGTGGACCAGGACGGCAGCCTGGTGGCCGACGTCGACGACCGGCAACGCAGCAGCCGTCCCGGCGTGTTCCTGGCCGGAGAGGCCACCGGCATCGGCGGCGCGGCCCTGGCCGTCGTCGAGGGCAAGATCGCCGGACGGGAAGCCGCCGCAGACCTGGGTTTCGCCGCTGCGACCGACCTGACTCGCTTGCGCCGCCGGCGGACCGCCCAACGCCGGTTCGCCGCCGCGCTGGCCCTGGCCTATCCGGTACGGCCGGGCTGGATGAGCTGGTCCGACCGGAACACCATCGTGTGCCGCTGCGAAGAGGTCACCCGAGGCACCATCGACGACGCCGTGACCCACCTCGGCGCCGGCGACTCCAGGGCGGTCAAGCTCTACGCGCGGCCGGGCATGGGCCTGTGCCAGGGCCGCGTCTGCGGCTACGCCACCAGTTGCCTGGTCGCCCACGCGGCCGGCGGTACCCCCAGTACCTCCGATCTGCAGGGCGTGGCCGGGCGGCCCATCGCCGCCCCGATCACCCTCGGAGAGCTTGCGGCGCAACACCATCGTCGGTCCGATCCCGCACCCGAATCCGCACGTGAATCCGAACCCGAGAAGAAGGACAGCCACTGA
- a CDS encoding ornithine cyclodeaminase family protein, with protein sequence MTALPYLDSPTLHSLLSWPVAVQALADALRAGLDPAKSMARSVLRAGAGELLLMPAESPEAVGVKILGIAPENPTAGLPRIQGLYLLLDAATLTPKMLIDGAALTSLRTPAVSALAISRLAAPDAAVLTVFGTGPQAAAHVHAIGSIRALSAVRIIGRDPDRTLGLVDALRAAGVPAGIGTAHSLRDSDIVLCATTASTPLFHGDQLPARACVVAIGSHQSTLRELDDDVFRRASTVVVEDKATALREAGDVIMAVAAGALAAQDLLGLAEILDESGVPGISVFKSVGMGWQDLAVAQAAQTAWAAASTPGGAH encoded by the coding sequence ATGACCGCTCTGCCCTACCTGGACTCACCCACCCTGCACTCGCTGCTGTCCTGGCCGGTGGCCGTGCAGGCCCTGGCCGATGCCCTGCGCGCCGGTCTCGATCCGGCGAAGTCGATGGCACGCAGCGTACTTCGGGCCGGTGCCGGTGAGCTTCTCCTGATGCCGGCCGAGTCACCCGAGGCGGTCGGCGTCAAGATCCTGGGCATCGCGCCGGAGAATCCGACTGCCGGCCTCCCCCGCATCCAGGGCCTGTACCTGCTGCTGGACGCGGCGACGCTGACCCCGAAGATGCTGATCGACGGAGCGGCCCTCACGTCCCTGCGGACCCCGGCCGTGTCGGCGCTGGCGATCTCGCGACTGGCCGCGCCGGATGCCGCGGTGCTCACCGTGTTCGGGACGGGACCCCAGGCGGCAGCTCACGTCCACGCCATCGGCAGCATCAGGGCCCTGTCCGCGGTCCGGATCATCGGCCGCGACCCGGACCGCACCCTTGGCCTGGTCGACGCGCTGCGGGCGGCCGGGGTTCCGGCCGGGATCGGTACCGCACACTCGTTGCGGGACAGCGACATCGTGCTGTGTGCCACCACCGCGTCGACTCCGCTGTTCCATGGTGACCAGCTACCGGCACGGGCCTGCGTGGTGGCCATCGGATCGCACCAGAGCACCCTGCGTGAACTCGACGACGACGTCTTCCGCCGGGCCTCCACCGTGGTGGTCGAGGACAAAGCGACGGCACTCCGCGAGGCCGGTGACGTGATCATGGCCGTGGCCGCCGGTGCCTTGGCGGCGCAGGATCTGCTCGGCCTGGCCGAGATTCTCGACGAATCGGGGGTACCGGGGATCTCGGTCTTCAAGAGCGTCGGCATGGGCTGGCAGGATCTGGCCGTCGCCCAGGCGGCGCAGACCGCCTGGGCTGCCGCGTCCACCCCGGGTGGTGCCCATTGA
- a CDS encoding NAD(P)/FAD-dependent oxidoreductase: MTTATTDVVIIGAGMVGAACAFFCSAAGLSVTMIERGPIGGGTTASCEGNILLSDKEPGPELDLALLSSRLWSEVAQEVGADKFEYQRKGGVVVALTTDSATALRDLAAQQRAAGIESVDLDAASLRELEPNVSAAAVGGAFYPQDSQVQPMLATAQLVRYARDRGVRVVPGTSVTGVTRGRDGAVTGVRTDSPTLPQLSAKWVINAAGTWADRIAEMAGATIPVLPRRGFILVTEPLPRVVRHKVYTADYVANVASSDAGLETSVVVEGTQSGSVLIGASRERVGFDRTISLPVIRQLAAQAVEVFPFLARVNLLRTYLGFRPYCPDHLPVIGPDPRAPGLIQATGHEGAGIGLSMATGRLIAQVITGAEPEMSLDPFRPNRFPEAVEL, translated from the coding sequence TTGACCACCGCGACCACGGATGTCGTCATCATCGGGGCCGGGATGGTCGGTGCCGCCTGCGCGTTCTTCTGCTCGGCGGCCGGACTGTCGGTCACGATGATCGAGCGCGGGCCGATCGGCGGCGGTACCACCGCCTCCTGCGAGGGCAACATCCTGTTGTCCGACAAGGAACCCGGGCCCGAACTGGACCTGGCCCTGCTGTCGTCCCGGCTGTGGTCGGAGGTCGCGCAGGAGGTGGGCGCGGACAAGTTCGAGTACCAGCGCAAGGGAGGGGTGGTGGTCGCCCTGACCACCGACAGCGCCACCGCTCTGCGTGACCTCGCGGCGCAGCAGCGGGCGGCCGGGATCGAATCGGTCGACCTCGACGCCGCGTCGCTGCGGGAACTGGAACCCAACGTCAGTGCAGCGGCCGTCGGCGGGGCGTTCTACCCGCAGGACAGCCAGGTCCAGCCGATGCTGGCCACCGCGCAGCTGGTCCGGTACGCCCGGGACCGAGGGGTCCGGGTGGTACCCGGGACATCGGTCACCGGTGTGACGCGAGGACGGGACGGGGCGGTCACCGGTGTGCGGACCGACTCGCCGACCCTGCCCCAGCTGTCGGCGAAGTGGGTGATCAACGCCGCCGGGACCTGGGCCGACCGGATCGCCGAGATGGCCGGCGCCACGATCCCGGTACTCCCCCGCCGCGGCTTCATCCTGGTCACCGAGCCGCTGCCCCGAGTGGTGCGGCACAAGGTCTACACCGCCGACTACGTGGCCAATGTGGCCAGCAGCGACGCCGGGCTGGAGACATCGGTCGTGGTGGAGGGAACGCAGAGCGGATCGGTGTTGATCGGGGCCAGCCGGGAGCGCGTCGGGTTCGACCGGACCATATCGCTTCCGGTGATCCGGCAGCTGGCCGCGCAGGCGGTGGAGGTCTTCCCCTTCCTGGCCCGGGTCAACCTGCTCCGCACCTACCTCGGATTCCGGCCGTACTGCCCCGACCACCTACCGGTCATCGGCCCGGATCCACGGGCCCCGGGCCTGATCCAGGCGACCGGGCACGAAGGGGCGGGCATCGGCCTCTCCATGGCGACCGGCCGCCTGATCGCCCAGGTGATCACCGGGGCCGAACCCGAGATGTCGCTGGATCCGTTCCGCCCCAACAGGTTTCCGGAGGCCGTAGAGCTATGA
- a CDS encoding hydantoinase B/oxoprolinase family protein — MSDAITTEIIRHGLLAGADEMARNLCRTAYNTVVYEIHDYGIGIHDAAGDVVADAPGIAVFTRGNDHGIKEAINFLGKAKMLPGDVFLLNYPYWSSAHTLDPLVFAPVHVDGEIIAFASCRIHVLDLKQKDPGYVLDSTDMYQEGLFFPASKLYREGQPNEDIFNIVRYNSRLPERTIGDLQAQVSACITGVRRTQEIAAKYGTSTLVQAMEAINDHGERLARLALAKLPKGTWTAHDFVDSDGIDLDRLVKMNVTVTVTDTEMIIDWTGSERDVRGPINLPVGQTEAFCSLIFKSLTTPDTSVVAGNFRPLRVITEPGSVMHAVPPMPTFTLWTALIGGEVVLKALAKGMPDLVPACSGGDVCSMMGLGVNPRNGESWLEATNEAVGFGGHAGGDGSDGIMHLSEPGCRNNPVEVLETKSPMFIESYGYRPDSAGAGLNRGGVGVGRVYRFTAPSIGICLVYKTKTKPWAIGGGLEGDNNHVILNPGTDREVRQGGSYNHMGAGEVLVNNTGGGGGYGNPLLREPARVARDVRNGFVSVLAAERDYGVVVDPSSFAVDNLATAASRAARR; from the coding sequence ATGAGCGATGCCATCACCACCGAGATCATCCGGCACGGCCTCCTCGCCGGCGCCGACGAAATGGCCCGCAATCTGTGTCGGACCGCCTACAACACCGTCGTCTACGAGATCCACGACTACGGGATCGGGATCCACGACGCGGCCGGCGACGTCGTGGCCGATGCCCCCGGTATCGCCGTGTTCACCCGCGGCAACGACCACGGCATCAAGGAGGCGATCAACTTCCTGGGCAAGGCGAAGATGTTGCCCGGCGACGTCTTCCTGCTGAACTACCCGTACTGGTCCTCCGCCCACACACTCGACCCGCTGGTCTTCGCGCCGGTCCACGTCGACGGGGAGATCATCGCCTTCGCCTCCTGCCGGATCCACGTCCTGGATCTGAAGCAGAAGGACCCCGGCTACGTGCTCGACTCCACCGACATGTACCAGGAAGGGCTGTTCTTCCCGGCCAGCAAGCTGTACCGCGAGGGTCAGCCGAACGAGGACATCTTCAACATCGTGCGGTACAACTCCCGGCTGCCCGAGCGGACCATCGGCGATCTCCAGGCCCAGGTGTCGGCCTGCATCACGGGGGTCCGGCGTACTCAGGAGATCGCGGCCAAGTACGGCACCTCGACCCTGGTGCAGGCGATGGAGGCGATCAACGACCACGGTGAGCGTCTGGCCCGGCTGGCCCTGGCCAAGTTGCCCAAGGGCACCTGGACCGCTCACGACTTCGTGGACTCCGACGGTATCGACCTCGATCGCCTGGTGAAGATGAACGTCACCGTCACCGTCACCGACACCGAGATGATCATCGACTGGACGGGCAGCGAGCGTGATGTCCGTGGCCCGATCAACCTGCCGGTCGGGCAGACCGAGGCGTTCTGCAGCCTGATCTTCAAATCACTGACCACGCCGGACACGTCGGTGGTGGCCGGCAACTTCCGGCCGCTGCGGGTGATCACCGAGCCGGGTTCGGTGATGCACGCGGTTCCGCCCATGCCCACCTTCACCCTGTGGACGGCCCTCATCGGCGGCGAGGTCGTCCTCAAGGCGCTGGCCAAGGGGATGCCGGACCTGGTGCCGGCCTGCTCCGGCGGTGACGTCTGCTCGATGATGGGCCTGGGGGTGAACCCCCGCAACGGGGAGTCCTGGCTGGAGGCGACCAACGAGGCGGTCGGGTTCGGCGGGCACGCCGGCGGTGACGGTTCCGACGGCATCATGCACCTGAGCGAACCCGGATGCCGGAACAACCCGGTGGAGGTGCTGGAGACCAAGTCGCCGATGTTCATCGAGTCCTACGGATACCGGCCGGACAGCGCCGGGGCCGGGCTGAACCGCGGTGGCGTCGGTGTGGGCCGGGTGTACCGGTTCACCGCGCCGTCCATCGGGATCTGCCTGGTGTACAAGACCAAGACCAAGCCGTGGGCCATCGGCGGCGGCCTGGAGGGCGACAACAACCACGTGATCCTCAACCCCGGCACGGACCGGGAGGTGCGGCAGGGCGGCAGCTACAACCACATGGGGGCGGGCGAAGTCCTGGTCAACAACACCGGTGGCGGCGGGGGCTACGGAAACCCGCTGCTCCGGGAACCGGCCCGGGTGGCCCGCGACGTGCGCAACGGGTTCGTCTCGGTGCTGGCGGCGGAACGTGACTACGGTGTGGTGGTGGATCCCTCGAGTTTCGCGGTCGACAACCTGGCCACGGCGGCGAGTCGGGCGGCGCGCCGGTGA
- a CDS encoding proline racemase family protein, translating to MRTSRVFHSVDSHTEGMPTRVITGGVGTIPGATMFERRAYFLEHLDHLRELLMNEPRGHAAMSGAILQPPTRPDADFGVLYIEVSGCLPMCGHGTIGVATVLVETGMVPVVEPVTTIRLDTPAGLVIAEVQVRDGAAESVTLTNVPSFVLGLDRTVEVAPFGKVRYDMAFGGNFYAIVDLADLGIEFDRGNKDEMLAAGLSIMAAIDEQDRPVHPGNPEIGGCHHVYLAAPGSDAKHSRHAMAIYPGWFDRSPCGTGTSARMAQLHARGQLELHTDFDNESFIGTHFIGRLVEQGELNGIPTVTPTITGRAWVTGTAQYMLDPRDPFPRGFVL from the coding sequence ATGCGCACCAGCCGAGTGTTCCACTCCGTGGACTCGCACACCGAAGGCATGCCGACCCGGGTCATCACCGGTGGAGTCGGCACCATCCCCGGGGCCACGATGTTCGAGCGGCGGGCGTACTTCCTGGAGCATCTGGATCATCTGCGCGAACTGCTGATGAACGAACCTCGTGGCCACGCCGCCATGAGCGGCGCCATCCTGCAGCCTCCGACCCGCCCGGACGCCGACTTCGGCGTGCTCTACATCGAGGTGTCCGGGTGCCTGCCGATGTGCGGACACGGCACCATCGGGGTGGCGACCGTGCTGGTCGAGACGGGCATGGTGCCGGTCGTCGAGCCGGTCACGACCATCCGGTTGGACACTCCGGCCGGTCTGGTGATCGCCGAGGTCCAGGTACGTGACGGCGCCGCCGAATCGGTGACCCTGACGAATGTTCCGTCGTTCGTACTGGGCCTTGATCGCACGGTGGAGGTCGCTCCGTTCGGAAAGGTGCGGTACGACATGGCCTTCGGCGGCAACTTCTACGCCATCGTCGATCTGGCCGACCTGGGGATCGAGTTCGACCGGGGGAACAAGGACGAGATGCTCGCGGCCGGGCTGTCGATCATGGCCGCGATCGACGAGCAGGACCGGCCGGTGCACCCGGGCAATCCCGAGATCGGCGGCTGCCATCACGTCTACCTGGCCGCGCCCGGCTCGGACGCCAAACACTCGCGGCACGCCATGGCCATCTACCCGGGGTGGTTCGACCGCTCCCCGTGCGGCACCGGGACCAGCGCCCGGATGGCCCAGCTGCACGCCCGCGGGCAGCTGGAGCTGCACACCGACTTCGACAACGAATCGTTCATCGGTACGCACTTCATCGGTCGACTGGTCGAGCAGGGCGAACTGAACGGCATCCCGACCGTCACCCCGACGATCACCGGCCGGGCCTGGGTGACCGGCACCGCACAGTACATGTTGGACCCGCGGGACCCGTTCCCGCGCGGATTCGTGCTGTAG
- a CDS encoding metal-dependent hydrolase family protein — translation MSTLSIVNGLVFDGVSSELIDGPVHVVDGRIASVGGPVRPADRVLDARGGTVLPGLIDAHCHAYGIDLNMLALESLPLSYVALAGARRLAASLARGFTTLRDPSGGDAGLARAIAEGLIPSPRYLWLGAALSQTGGHGDARGPDSDVCGCAAHTCEVVDGVDPLRRAVRDRFRRGAHAIKIMTSGGVVSLTDPIRIPQYSAEEIQVVTAEAGRRGSYVAAHAYSPEAIRHSIDNGVRTIEHGNLLDAETAAAMAATGAFLVPTLVTYEAMERRGGDLGMAAVSRQKNSEVLEAGRKAVELARGAGVRVGFGTDLMGPLEDEQLNGLRVQVEVDGVFLALQSATSVNADLIRRRDLGRVQEGCVADLLVVDANVMDQPSVLWAGPEHRTVIQGGTILT, via the coding sequence GTGAGCACCCTCTCCATCGTCAACGGGCTGGTCTTCGACGGTGTCTCCAGTGAACTGATCGACGGCCCGGTGCATGTGGTCGACGGTCGCATCGCCTCGGTCGGCGGGCCGGTCCGGCCCGCCGACCGGGTCCTGGACGCCCGCGGCGGCACGGTGCTCCCGGGCCTGATCGATGCCCACTGCCACGCCTACGGCATCGATCTGAACATGCTGGCGCTGGAGTCGTTGCCATTGAGCTACGTCGCGCTGGCCGGGGCCCGGCGGCTGGCGGCGTCCCTGGCCCGCGGCTTCACCACCCTGCGCGATCCGTCCGGCGGCGACGCCGGACTGGCCCGGGCCATCGCCGAGGGTCTGATTCCCTCACCCCGCTACCTGTGGCTGGGGGCCGCCCTCAGCCAGACCGGCGGGCACGGCGATGCGCGGGGCCCGGACAGTGACGTCTGCGGGTGCGCCGCGCACACCTGTGAGGTGGTCGACGGCGTCGATCCGCTGCGCCGGGCGGTCCGGGATCGGTTCCGCCGCGGAGCGCACGCCATCAAGATCATGACCTCCGGCGGCGTGGTGTCGTTGACCGACCCGATCCGGATCCCCCAGTACTCGGCCGAGGAGATCCAGGTAGTCACCGCCGAGGCCGGCCGACGGGGAAGTTACGTTGCGGCGCATGCGTATTCGCCCGAGGCGATCCGGCACTCCATCGACAACGGCGTCCGGACCATCGAGCACGGAAACCTGCTGGACGCCGAGACCGCCGCGGCCATGGCGGCGACGGGGGCCTTCCTGGTGCCGACCCTGGTCACCTACGAGGCGATGGAGCGCCGGGGCGGCGACCTGGGCATGGCCGCGGTCTCCCGGCAGAAGAACAGCGAGGTGCTCGAGGCCGGTCGCAAGGCCGTGGAACTGGCCCGCGGTGCCGGTGTGCGGGTCGGCTTCGGCACCGACCTGATGGGGCCGCTGGAGGACGAACAACTCAACGGCCTGCGGGTCCAGGTCGAGGTGGACGGAGTCTTCCTGGCCCTGCAGTCGGCCACCTCGGTCAACGCCGATCTGATCCGCCGTCGTGACCTCGGGCGGGTCCAGGAAGGTTGCGTCGCCGATCTGCTGGTCGTGGACGCCAACGTCATGGACCAGCCGTCCGTGCTCTGGGCCGGTCCCGAACACCGCACCGTCATCCAGGGCGGCACCATCCTGACCTGA
- a CDS encoding (2Fe-2S)-binding protein, whose translation MTPPPFDFSFDGRPIPATPGQSVGAALVAAGYRSWRTTRIGGAPRGIFCGIGICFDCLVTVNDVPNRRACLVEVQPDDRISSQSGAGHADLTC comes from the coding sequence ATGACCCCGCCGCCGTTCGACTTTTCCTTCGACGGCCGCCCGATTCCGGCCACGCCCGGACAGTCCGTCGGCGCGGCCCTGGTCGCCGCCGGGTACCGGTCCTGGCGCACCACCAGGATCGGCGGCGCCCCCCGCGGCATCTTCTGCGGCATCGGGATCTGTTTCGATTGCCTGGTGACGGTCAACGACGTGCCCAACAGACGGGCCTGTCTGGTCGAGGTCCAGCCCGACGACCGCATCAGCAGCCAGTCCGGAGCCGGTCATGCCGACCTCACCTGCTGA
- a CDS encoding GntR family transcriptional regulator, with protein sequence MHDLGGRIEQSSLKDKVLAILRKNLITGDLVEGELYSAAAIASELGVSTSPVREALLTLVDQGVMEAVRNRGYRVLPLGESDRQEIYQMRSLLEIPSMVSLAGHPAVLAREAEFRAKADDIVEAVAAGDMVAYLEADLAFHLDLLRILGNERLTATVKSLRDQTRQLKLAAQLGSAELTRTARSHLLLLDAMVAGDAEGLQHLMVDHLEHIRTDWGSATTDAPSTQAAS encoded by the coding sequence ATGCACGACCTCGGCGGCCGCATCGAGCAGTCCAGTCTCAAGGACAAGGTGCTCGCCATCCTGCGGAAGAACCTCATCACCGGCGACCTGGTCGAGGGCGAGCTGTACTCGGCCGCCGCGATCGCGAGCGAGCTGGGCGTGTCCACCAGCCCGGTGCGTGAGGCATTGCTGACCCTGGTCGACCAGGGTGTGATGGAAGCGGTCCGCAACCGTGGGTACCGGGTGCTGCCGCTGGGCGAGAGCGACCGTCAGGAGATCTATCAGATGCGGTCGCTCCTGGAGATCCCCAGCATGGTGTCCCTGGCCGGGCATCCGGCCGTGCTGGCCCGGGAAGCTGAGTTCCGGGCCAAGGCCGACGACATCGTCGAGGCCGTGGCGGCCGGGGACATGGTCGCCTACCTGGAGGCGGACCTGGCCTTTCACCTCGACCTGCTGCGCATCCTGGGCAACGAGCGCCTGACGGCCACCGTGAAGTCGTTGCGCGATCAGACCCGGCAACTGAAATTGGCGGCCCAGCTGGGCAGCGCCGAACTCACCCGTACGGCCCGGTCGCACCTGCTCCTGCTCGACGCAATGGTGGCCGGCGACGCGGAAGGACTGCAGCACTTGATGGTCGATCACCTGGAGCACATTCGTACGGACTGGGGATCGGCCACGACCGACGCCCCGTCAACACAGGCCGCGTCCTGA
- a CDS encoding LLM class flavin-dependent oxidoreductase, translated as MTTTPALSAIVLPDRHPPAEFLADVRDAERAGVRTVWTYDHLTWPLLRDNPWYGSVPLLAAAAVTTQTVRLGIQVATPNFRHPVPFAKELMTLDQLTGGRLEIGLGAGTEGPDAAVLGDPPRSRRERTDRFVEWIGLLDRLLRDPVTTVRGERFSAVDALQLPGCVQQPRVPFTVAAAGPRAFALVAEHGAAWVTYGPYGGQVEEPDWFQALADQSRRLTEALAAAGRSAGSVRRIAQFGVDQAWPFASGDRYAECVDHLGRLGFDEVSVHWPRPDGLGVPRSALPAVLATHGLS; from the coding sequence ATGACCACCACCCCCGCCCTGTCCGCTATCGTGCTGCCGGACCGGCATCCACCGGCCGAGTTCCTGGCCGACGTGCGCGACGCCGAACGCGCCGGCGTGCGCACCGTCTGGACCTACGACCATCTGACCTGGCCGCTGCTGCGCGACAACCCTTGGTACGGAAGTGTTCCGCTCCTGGCCGCGGCGGCCGTGACGACCCAGACGGTCCGGTTGGGCATCCAGGTGGCGACGCCCAACTTCCGGCACCCGGTTCCGTTCGCCAAGGAACTGATGACCCTTGACCAGCTGACCGGCGGTCGCCTGGAGATCGGGCTGGGCGCGGGGACGGAGGGCCCGGACGCCGCCGTTCTCGGCGACCCGCCACGCAGCCGCCGGGAACGAACCGATCGGTTCGTCGAGTGGATCGGCCTGCTGGACCGGCTGCTGCGTGACCCGGTGACGACCGTCCGCGGCGAGCGGTTCTCCGCCGTCGACGCGCTCCAGCTTCCCGGATGCGTGCAACAACCACGGGTGCCGTTCACGGTGGCCGCGGCCGGACCCCGCGCGTTCGCGTTGGTCGCCGAGCACGGCGCGGCCTGGGTGACCTACGGCCCGTACGGCGGCCAGGTGGAGGAGCCGGACTGGTTCCAGGCCCTGGCGGATCAGAGTCGGCGTCTGACCGAGGCGTTGGCCGCGGCCGGCCGATCCGCCGGCTCGGTCCGGCGGATCGCGCAGTTCGGCGTCGACCAGGCCTGGCCGTTCGCCAGCGGGGATCGTTACGCCGAGTGCGTGGACCACCTCGGCCGGCTCGGATTCGACGAGGTGTCGGTGCACTGGCCGCGCCCCGACGGTCTCGGCGTGCCGCGGAGCGCACTCCCGGCCGTCCTCGCCACCCATGGCCTGAGCTGA